In the Apis mellifera strain DH4 linkage group LG13, Amel_HAv3.1, whole genome shotgun sequence genome, gaatatctataatattgttcttatatatttgtatattttagataatagaTCACTACATAACAAGcagcgatatttaattttacgagcatatacaaatatacatatataatatattataattaataatatataataattataatatatattataatatatagtatatataatatataatataatttattataattattatatattattaattataattttatttcgtaaataatttaactttaatatcaagaaatttttaatagtatgtttgaaaacattttctttttttattaatttgtaataatatttcgtttttaatttaatgaaatattattatatacataattaattttaaaattttatgaatatttcaatgattttgtaTACGCATACATATACGGTATAtagataagattttaaaaaacataacataaaaaatataaagattttaaaacataaaaatatttaaaaaacaatatgaaatgaaacgaaaaatatatatatatatatatatatatatatatatataaatttattattcagaaattaataaaattattttcttattcaaattttttaaatttttgaataataattttattgtaatattaatttttgttattattaaaattaatagtaaaattaataagaaagaattaaagaattaataagaagaattaaatatctaatttttattatttacatgataaaatttaaatcaaagtcTTTTtacctaaaatatatttaacatatatgaaatattaaagttagTTTTAATACATGGAATTACAGTGACATGTCAAGTAAATGTATGGATGAAAGTTTAGAAGAAGGATCTAGATTTCAACAACATTATTGTATAACGTTGGGTGTGGGGCCTCTGTGGTGGTCCTGATGTGCCCCATGCCGCATTGTCTGTATCTACAGTCAACACAGAGAGCCACGGCGTGGGGATCAAGCAGAGTCAGCTCTCTGTGAGCTCCCATATTGTACAAGTatgtattcttaattattaattctgattactttttattattatgttatgattattatttattatttataatattgatataatattggctataatattgttgaaatattaaaaaccttaataaaataaaacttattcctcttttataatattaattataattataaattataaaatagcaaagtttatttatatagttttaaactttatttaatttatataattttaaatttttttaggagGATGAATTATTGAAAGCTGTACGAAATAGCGAATCATTGCGCTTAACTTTTACTTTGCATTTGACGGAAAGCACATCTGTCGAATGGGAAACAGTAGTATGGCGTCGTTGTCTTTATATTCGCGTGCCAAGCTGCCTTTTACCTGAAGGTTCAAAAGAAGGCTTCGTTTCTCTCCTGGAGTATGCTGAAGAAACATTACGATGTATAAATATCATCATTTGTCTGCGTAAAGACAGAGCGGATCGAGGTACTTGTCGTCAACCGTTCTTTGACTccaatgaaaatgattatggaggaaaaaatttctcgtcTAAAACATTTTGTTGTTATGGTTTAGCAATGCTGGTTCGTACCTTCATGTTTTTGGGCTTCAGTGTTCTACCGCCGACTCACTCCTTGGTACCACCAGGCAGTGATGCTGGCAATCTCTACATGCTCTATGCCATCGAGTAGTCAACCAGAAGCTCAACttctctttcaaatttaacgcacaggtatttttttttcttttctttttttttttttttttttttttttttgaaaaaattatcatttcaattaatttttaatcattggtaattttttatttttttttatttaattattcatataaatctttattattttcgaataacttctttattttctcatttttttattttgttgatttttttcaattacagGGGCAAACACTGAACGGAAACGTATGTATTCTACAGCCACATCTCagcatgaaagaaaaattatattatacaatttaatccTTTGCACTCCAATGGTAATTCTTAGATAACTCCAGAAGTAACTCTCCAGCATCATTTAGATTGATGCAATTCGAATggcaacaatatttattttgatttttttttagaatatctttTCATGAATAGATTCCTAAGttctttacatataattttaataaaatataaaataatatattattaaatggcTAGATTTCTTTCATCTCAAATTAGACTGCGAATCGGACTATGTTCGTCGTTAATTTGAGAATCGtggcaatattttcaaaatttttaattttataagcatagaatatgataatgaaattagttcaagacaaatttgattttttgttattgaataataaaattatttctatccattaaaaaattgatgggaagagaaaaatagtgatgaaaataaagatataataaaagaagatgaaaaataagaataaaatagtgAATTTAAGAGCACGTTATTGGATTTGTAACATTTGATCTCAACGAATATAGATGGAAgatcaaatgatattttattgtgaTACTTGCCCTGACAAATCAAGAATAtactttgataatttatacgttaatttgttaatttgtgaaatcattttaaattaattgtaagaaaTTCATTGAACAGATGCGGGAATCCTTTGGAGTTgttaattcgaacgaaaaaagcTTGGAGCGCAAAGGATTAAATGccctaaattataaatgatgttttactttttaattccgTTAGTAAATTTCATtgtgtttattattaagaaattaaattcgtaaaaatttcataaaaaaaataaatagataaatagatatttcaaattcttcttgctataataataaaacaaattattacaataaaaaagttaatacttttgaaatatgtaaagTATGTAAAATATGTCAGAAATAACAGTTTTAGTATTATGCACCTTGGCGTTAAATTTAAGGGAAAtctttatatgtatacgtacatatatatagagagaatatatacatgtgtatatgtgcgcgcgcgtgtgtgtgtgaaaGCAAGTACGAAAATATATGGGGAGAGatacgaagaaataaaaaaaccgAAACTAATAGTCGGGTATGTAGATTGCCAACATAATACAATGTAGGCGAAAATGTCGATTAATCCTCTTGAATACAATATTAAGAGCATGTAAACAGCTGACGAAGCTTCCCACGTAAAAAATTTGACGGTctcaaaatcgtaaaattactGAAACGTCAAATtacgcaaaaatttattattaataaat is a window encoding:
- the LOC100576851 gene encoding ornithine decarboxylase antizyme 1; the protein is RWVWGLCGGPDVPHAALSVSTVNTESHGVGIKQSQLSVSSHIVQEDELLKAVRNSESLRLTFTLHLTESTSVEWETVVWRRCLYIRVPSCLLPEGSKEGFVSLLEYAEETLRCINIIICLRKDRADRAMLVRTFMFLGFSVLPPTHSLVPPGSDAGNLYMLYAIE